The bacterium genome includes the window GGCACATGAATTACCTGCTTGATTATTTCCATCCCAGTGAGCTTCATTGGTATCACCCGTTTTCTCATCTACTAATTCACCAGCTAAATTAAATATCTTCAAGTTCCAGTAAGATGTTAGATTTTTAAAGGTAATATATTTGC containing:
- a CDS encoding gliding motility-associated C-terminal domain-containing protein → KYITFKNLTSYWNLKIFNLAGELVDEKTGDTNEAHWDGNNQAGNSCASGVYIYLITNDRNEKVTGRIVVIR